A window of the Hordeum vulgare subsp. vulgare chromosome 5H, MorexV3_pseudomolecules_assembly, whole genome shotgun sequence genome harbors these coding sequences:
- the LOC123399420 gene encoding uncharacterized protein LOC123399420 — protein MAGGSDGPDVSAGGEIWGTLEELVLAFAVCRHGTASWDSVATEVQARSPLAARPGLTPGSCRLRFRQLHRRFSAGGRAEDEEEEGEVGPEAEAEASAVDGWLDELRRLRVAELRREVERCDLSIGTLQSKVELMKEERERSLSSGEAKPEGVTGDENLSSEEPGQSCRESNSTDLKRPGAAKAEEAAKEELSGESKESAVSLQCRRRKASAEEESDEPLAALLDRVAARFGPVFDQLQESQESESYRGTIRRHVDLEAMRRKLDGAAAAGYASSAELYRDLLLLCANAAVYLPRHAPDHAAAALNALRLVSAQVSASLREPPTTQPPAKREPPNGGNPPPAPAGVDSRRAEADIVGPLIQKAAKPLIFCRKRSSIAKAAAAAAVARKEEATEKRDVEEGVGSDGEKKAAVAAAAKGKAWGTGTKKTRGPGKNSALSRKAAAAAAEEAAAVADKKDNGDSDGPPAGGLPKKRVVVDFLKRLNEGKPSTPKKRGSPLTKRKRAAPAPEEEEEQPKARRGPGRKNTGRGGSKAGAKAATTKKSVGRPQKRGAAPATPPPPSKRAKVNRSERSSSSSRRGGRK, from the exons ATGGCGGGCGGATCAGACGGCCCCGACGTGTCGGCCGGCGGCGAGATCTGGGGCACGCTGGAGGAGCTGGTGCTGGCGTTCGCCGTGTGCCGGCACGGCACGGCCAGCTGGGACTCGGTGGCCACGGAGGTGCAGGCGCGGAGCCCCCTGGCCGCCCGCCCCGGCCTCACACCCGGCAGCTGCCGCCTCCGCTTCCGCCAGCTCCACCGACGCTTCTCCGCCGGCGGCAGGgcggaggatgaggaagaggagggggaggtcGGCCCTGAGGCTGAGGCTGAGGCCTCCGCCGTCGACGGGTGGCTGGACGAGCTCCGGCGCCTCCGCGTCGCGGAGCTCCGGCGCGAGGTCGAGCGATGCGATCTCTCCATCGG GACGTTGCAGAGCAAGGTGGAGCTGATGAAGGAGGAGCGGGAGCGCAGCCTGTCGAGCGGCGAGGCGAAGCCGGAGGGGGTGACCGGCGACGAGAACCTGTCGAGCGAGGAGCCCGGGCAGTCGTGCAGGGAGTCCAACTCCACAGATCTGAAGCGCCCCGGCGCGGCCAAGGCggaggaggcggctaaggaggagcTGTCCGGCGAGTCCAAGGAGAGCGCGGTGAGCCTGCAGTGCCGGCGGCGGAAGGCCAGCGCCGAGGAGGAGTCCGACGAGCCGCTGGCCGCCCTGCTCGACAGGGTCGCCGCCAGGTTCGGCCCCGTGTTCGACCAGCTACAGGAGAGCCAG GAGAGCGAGTCGTACCGGGGTACGATCAGGCGGCACGTGGACCTGGAGGCCATGCGCCGGAAgctggacggcgcggcggcggcgggctaCGCCAGCAGCGCCGAGCTCTACCGCGACCTGCTGCTGCTCTGCGCCAACGCCGCCGTCTACCTCCCGCGCCACgcgcccgaccacgccgccgcggCGCTCAACGCCCTCCGCCTCGTCTCCGCGCAGGTCTCCGCGTCGCTCCGCGAGCCCCCGACTACGCAGCCGCCCGCCAAGCGAGAGCCGCCCAACGGCGGTAACCCCCCACCGGCGCCGGCGGGGGTGGACTCGCGGAGGGCAGAGGCCGACATCGTTGGGCCGCTCATCCAGAAGGCTGCCAAGCCGCTCATCTTCTGCCGCAAGAGGAGCTCTATCGCCAAGGCTGCCGCGGCGGCGGCCGTCgcgaggaaggaggaggccaCGGAGAAGCGTGACgttgaggagggggtggggagcgACGGCGAGAAGAAGGCCGCCGTGGCCGCGGCGGCAAAGGGCAAGGCGTGGGGTACGGGGACGAAGAAGACCCGCGGCCCCGGCAAGAACTCCGCTCTGAGCCgcaaggcggcggctgcggctGCCGAGGAAGCTGCGGCGGTGGCTGACAAGAAGGACAACGGGGACTCCGACGGGCCGCCGGCCGGTGGGCTACCCAAGAAACGGGTCGTCGTGGACTTCCTGAAGCGGCTGAACGAGGGCAAGCCGTCAACCCCGAAGAAGAGAGGGTCGCCGCTGACGAAGCGGAAGCGGGCTGCGCCggcaccggaggaggaggaggagcagccgaAGGCCAGAAGGGGGCCGGGCAGGAAGAACACGGGCCGCGGTGGCTCCAAGGCAGGAGCCAAGGCTGCCACGACGAAGAAAAGCGTCGGGCGGCCACAGAAACGGGGCGCTGCTCCGGCGACTCCTCCGCCGCCGTCCAAGAGGGCCAAGGTGAACAGGTCGGAgaggtcctcgtcgtcgtcgaggCGAGGAGGGAGGAAGTAG